The following are from one region of the Hymenobacter radiodurans genome:
- the metF gene encoding methylenetetrahydrofolate reductase [NAD(P)H] — MKVTDHLIKADGKTLFSFEVLPPRKGENIQNLFSNIEPLMEFKPPFIDVTYHREEYVYRKQPNGFLERKTVRKRPGTVGICAAIKNRFDVDTVPHLTCGGFSKEETENALIDLHFLGIDNVLALRGDPIKSESHFIPEPDGHAYASDLIEQVACMNQGRYLDEEQEDTFPTNFCIGTAGYPEKHFEAPNYGSDIRFLKQKMDRGAEYIVTQMFFDNEQFFNFEKRCRAAGITAPIIPGLKPMTTKSQLTMLPRTFFLNIPEELAEAISQCRDNEDARRIGIEWCINQSRELMAHGVPCLHYYSMGKSESIRRVAKELF, encoded by the coding sequence ATGAAAGTAACTGACCACCTGATCAAAGCCGACGGCAAAACGCTGTTTTCCTTCGAAGTTTTGCCCCCCAGAAAGGGCGAGAACATCCAAAACCTGTTCAGCAATATTGAGCCGCTGATGGAGTTCAAGCCGCCCTTTATTGACGTGACCTACCATCGCGAGGAATACGTGTACCGCAAACAGCCGAACGGCTTTTTGGAGCGCAAAACCGTACGCAAGCGGCCCGGCACGGTCGGCATTTGCGCGGCTATCAAAAACCGGTTTGATGTAGATACGGTGCCGCATCTGACGTGCGGCGGCTTCTCAAAGGAAGAAACCGAGAATGCCCTAATTGACCTGCACTTTTTGGGTATCGACAACGTGCTGGCTTTGCGCGGCGACCCGATAAAGTCGGAGTCTCACTTTATCCCGGAGCCCGACGGCCACGCTTACGCCAGCGACCTTATTGAGCAGGTAGCGTGCATGAACCAAGGGCGTTATCTGGATGAGGAGCAGGAGGATACGTTTCCGACCAACTTCTGCATCGGCACGGCTGGCTACCCGGAAAAGCACTTTGAAGCGCCCAACTACGGCTCTGATATTCGTTTTCTGAAGCAGAAGATGGACCGTGGCGCGGAGTACATTGTCACGCAGATGTTTTTTGACAATGAGCAGTTTTTCAACTTCGAAAAGCGGTGTCGGGCGGCGGGTATTACGGCGCCTATTATTCCGGGCCTGAAGCCGATGACGACCAAAAGCCAGCTCACGATGCTGCCGCGCACTTTTTTCCTCAACATTCCGGAGGAGCTGGCCGAAGCTATAAGCCAGTGCCGCGACAACGAGGATGCGCGCCGCATCGGCATTGAGTGGTGCATCAATCAGAGCCGCGAGCTGATGGCCCACGGCGTGCCTTGTCTGCACTATTATTCCATGGGTAAGTCGGAGTCGATTCGGCGCGTGGCCAAGGAGTTGTTTTAA
- a CDS encoding tetratricopeptide repeat protein, translating into MTTLDDLFARLQEAEAPAEIEALQSGIWQIWLTTGDHALDKHLEAGMRALAAGDYTRAIADFTYLIDNRPEFAEGWNKRATAYYMRGEYRASLLDIAETLRREPRHFGALSGWVAILRMLGEDRTALRVLRRLAKICPHFPGLQSQLRDLRDRTDEEY; encoded by the coding sequence ATGACTACGCTCGATGATCTGTTTGCCAGGTTGCAGGAAGCCGAGGCGCCAGCGGAGATTGAAGCGTTGCAGAGCGGCATCTGGCAGATTTGGCTGACTACCGGCGACCATGCCCTCGACAAGCACTTGGAGGCGGGCATGCGGGCCCTGGCGGCCGGCGACTACACCCGCGCCATTGCCGATTTTACGTACTTGATTGATAATCGGCCGGAGTTTGCTGAAGGCTGGAACAAGCGCGCTACGGCCTACTACATGCGGGGTGAATACCGCGCTTCTCTGCTGGATATTGCCGAAACGCTGCGCCGGGAGCCCCGGCACTTTGGGGCGCTTTCCGGTTGGGTGGCTATCCTGCGTATGCTGGGCGAAGACCGGACTGCCCTGCGCGTGCTGCGCCGCTTAGCCAAAATCTGCCCGCACTTTCCTGGCCTGCAAAGCCAGCTACGTGACCTGCGCGACCGCACCGATGAGGAATACTGA
- a CDS encoding GAF domain-containing protein yields the protein MTTASTSASPVLPDIEQFSSLLQQHGIHTALQYLNSRTPHRYTGVFRFEGDELRNEALYDRRDPVNVVHGPNAPLEASYCVLLTRQQTPLEITDAATDPRLNHLTNKPVLSYCGVLIRDNEGKPFGSLCHFDMQRCQERTTDLPLMQAAADLLYNHLHPSPAK from the coding sequence ATGACCACTGCTTCGACTTCCGCTTCGCCTGTGCTCCCCGATATAGAGCAGTTTAGCTCCCTGTTGCAGCAGCACGGAATTCATACGGCGCTCCAGTATCTGAACAGCCGCACGCCGCACCGCTACACTGGCGTTTTCCGCTTTGAGGGCGACGAACTGCGCAATGAAGCCCTCTACGACCGGCGCGACCCCGTGAATGTGGTGCACGGTCCCAATGCCCCCCTAGAGGCATCTTACTGCGTCTTACTAACCCGGCAGCAGACGCCACTCGAAATCACGGACGCGGCCACTGATCCGCGCCTCAATCACCTGACCAATAAGCCCGTCTTGTCTTATTGCGGGGTCCTGATTCGGGATAATGAGGGCAAGCCATTCGGCTCGCTTTGCCACTTCGATATGCAGCGCTGCCAGGAGCGCACTACCGATTTGCCACTGATGCAAGCCGCCGCCGACCTGCTGTACAACCATTTGCACCCCTCCCCCGCCAAGTAA
- a CDS encoding GAF domain-containing protein — MSTFPPTPDSSMLREIDEFSTVLHQQGAHAALKYLNGRTPHRYTGVFRFDGDKLRNEVLYDRYEPNVQQGEDAPMEATYCSLVGRQQAPLEINDAATDSRVKGLIDTPVVSYCGVLIRDAQGTAFGTLCHYDMQRCQERTTDLPLLETAATLLHKYLYPVATN, encoded by the coding sequence ATGTCTACCTTTCCGCCAACGCCGGACTCGTCCATGCTACGCGAAATTGATGAGTTCTCTACCGTATTGCACCAACAAGGGGCACATGCTGCGCTTAAGTATTTGAACGGTCGCACCCCACACCGCTACACCGGCGTGTTTCGTTTTGATGGCGACAAACTCCGCAACGAGGTATTATATGACCGGTATGAGCCCAACGTACAACAGGGCGAAGATGCGCCGATGGAAGCCACGTATTGCTCCTTGGTAGGGCGGCAACAGGCTCCTCTGGAAATTAACGATGCTGCCACCGATTCCCGGGTTAAAGGCCTCATTGATACGCCCGTTGTATCTTATTGCGGAGTGCTTATTCGCGATGCGCAGGGCACAGCATTTGGTACGCTTTGCCATTACGATATGCAGCGTTGCCAAGAGCGCACCACTGATTTGCCCTTGCTGGAAACGGCCGCAACTCTGCTGCACAAATATTTGTACCCAGTTGCCACTAACTAG
- a CDS encoding N-acetylmuramoyl-L-alanine amidase, with the protein MSIPKFSLLLLLLLPLTNVLAQTPLIETAETIPATDQWLHPGDRLQVRLKGQSGATATFLGGKLMTELAPTLTSGQLGIYQGTYVVQPGDTLLDRPIAFELLTPDSVRTVAFSPQKVRFLDQNAPQLAVTKGPLAFLNYGLGEDRLGGAKMGYLDSLVVLHINGKVGSQYRVRLAENQTAWIPENNVRFLPPGGFVPASLTGSWSVQGDSLYDYVRVPLTERLPYRSQLLTEPNRLVIDVFGATSNTNWITQRAGLQALGDVHYEQIQPDVFRLVLHLRHRQSWGYSIGYQKNVLTIRVKRPPAKMSLRGLVVAVDAGHGGSNVGAIGAGGAREKDLTLAIAQRLQRALERKGARVLMTRDADVSVDNSDRILRLRQANPDLLVSIHVNSSGNKTVRGTSTYYRYVAFRPLSAALYTEMLATGLPGFGNVGSFNFGLNGPTEYPNALVETAFVSNPDDERLLASPAFQEQMAERMVRGLGRFLRGSRQPGLRGWLGRKPAEQ; encoded by the coding sequence ATGAGTATCCCCAAATTTTCGCTGCTCTTACTCCTGCTGCTCCCGCTCACGAATGTACTGGCTCAAACGCCCCTGATTGAAACGGCCGAAACCATACCCGCCACCGATCAGTGGCTGCACCCCGGCGACCGATTGCAAGTGCGCCTGAAAGGGCAATCCGGGGCCACGGCAACGTTTCTGGGGGGCAAATTGATGACTGAACTGGCCCCCACGCTCACCAGTGGCCAGCTGGGCATCTATCAGGGCACATACGTAGTGCAGCCCGGCGACACGCTTCTGGATCGGCCCATTGCCTTTGAGTTGCTCACCCCAGACAGTGTACGCACGGTGGCTTTTAGCCCACAGAAGGTTCGTTTTCTGGATCAAAATGCCCCCCAGCTAGCGGTTACGAAGGGCCCGTTGGCTTTCCTAAATTATGGCTTGGGCGAAGACCGCTTAGGCGGGGCCAAAATGGGCTACCTCGATTCCTTAGTGGTACTGCACATCAACGGAAAAGTAGGCAGCCAATACCGGGTGCGGCTGGCCGAAAACCAAACCGCCTGGATACCCGAGAACAATGTGCGGTTTTTGCCCCCCGGGGGCTTTGTACCTGCCTCCCTCACCGGATCCTGGAGCGTGCAAGGCGACTCGCTCTACGACTATGTGCGCGTGCCGCTCACCGAGCGCCTGCCCTACCGCTCCCAGCTCCTCACCGAGCCCAACCGGCTGGTCATCGACGTATTTGGCGCTACCTCTAACACCAACTGGATAACGCAGCGAGCGGGTTTGCAGGCCCTGGGCGACGTGCACTATGAGCAGATACAGCCCGATGTATTTCGGCTGGTACTGCACTTGCGCCACCGGCAAAGCTGGGGTTACAGCATTGGCTACCAGAAGAATGTGCTGACCATTCGCGTAAAACGCCCCCCAGCCAAGATGAGTTTGCGGGGCTTGGTTGTAGCTGTCGATGCGGGCCACGGCGGCTCAAATGTAGGGGCCATCGGCGCGGGCGGTGCCCGCGAAAAAGACCTCACTTTAGCTATTGCCCAACGCCTGCAGCGTGCGCTGGAACGCAAAGGAGCCCGCGTGCTGATGACGCGCGATGCCGATGTAAGCGTAGACAACAGCGACCGAATTCTGCGTTTACGCCAAGCTAATCCAGATTTGCTGGTCAGTATTCACGTCAACTCCTCCGGCAATAAAACGGTACGCGGCACCAGCACCTACTATCGCTACGTGGCGTTCCGGCCTTTATCAGCTGCGCTGTACACTGAAATGCTGGCGACGGGCTTGCCCGGGTTTGGCAACGTAGGCAGCTTCAACTTCGGGCTGAATGGTCCTACCGAATACCCCAATGCGCTGGTAGAAACGGCTTTCGTCTCGAATCCTGACGATGAACGCCTGCTGGCCTCGCCTGCTTTTCAAGAGCAAATGGCCGAGCGGATGGTTCGCGGACTAGGAAGATTTCTAAGGGGCAGTCGGCAGCCGGGCCTACGCGGCTGGCTAGGTCGGAAACCCGCCGAGCAGTAA
- a CDS encoding MFS transporter produces the protein MATSTSWLDRSRTIAGPGFNRWLIPPAALAIHLAIGQAYAFSVFKKPMGALISGDVNAPAPTDWTPGQLAVIFSIAIVLLGLSAAVFGKWLERVGPRKAMLASALCFAGGFFISALGVSMHNIWLVYFGYGFVGGIGLGIGYISPVSTLIKWFPDRPGVATGMAIMGFGGGAMIGSPLAVALMAYFKDSAPMGVAPTMLTMGAIYLIFMMFGVFTIRVPAEGWKPEGYVPNTQQSTLITTANVDADTAIKTPQFWLLWVVLLTNVTAGIGVLETASPLIQETFSDTSMGQAWA, from the coding sequence ATGGCAACCTCTACCTCATGGCTGGATCGCAGCCGTACCATTGCCGGGCCGGGTTTCAACCGCTGGCTGATTCCGCCGGCCGCATTGGCCATTCACCTTGCCATTGGTCAGGCTTACGCGTTCAGCGTATTCAAAAAGCCTATGGGAGCCCTCATCAGCGGTGATGTGAACGCGCCCGCTCCTACCGACTGGACGCCCGGTCAGTTGGCTGTTATCTTCTCCATTGCCATTGTGCTCTTGGGTTTGTCGGCGGCGGTATTTGGTAAATGGCTCGAACGGGTTGGACCGCGCAAAGCAATGCTGGCTTCGGCTCTATGCTTTGCGGGGGGCTTTTTTATCTCGGCACTGGGCGTATCCATGCACAACATCTGGCTTGTGTACTTCGGCTATGGCTTTGTGGGCGGTATTGGGCTAGGCATTGGGTACATTTCGCCGGTGAGCACGCTTATCAAGTGGTTCCCAGATAGGCCGGGCGTAGCGACGGGTATGGCTATTATGGGCTTTGGCGGAGGCGCCATGATTGGCTCGCCGCTGGCCGTCGCCTTGATGGCTTATTTCAAAGATTCGGCTCCTATGGGCGTAGCGCCTACCATGCTCACGATGGGTGCTATTTACCTGATATTCATGATGTTTGGGGTATTCACCATTCGGGTACCCGCCGAAGGCTGGAAACCGGAAGGCTACGTGCCCAACACCCAACAGTCAACCCTTATTACGACGGCCAACGTGGATGCCGATACGGCTATTAAAACCCCGCAGTTTTGGCTTCTATGGGTGGTATTGCTCACGAATGTGACAGCGGGTATTGGTGTGCTCGAAACAGCCTCACCGCTTATTCAGGAAACTTTTTCTGATACCTCTATGGGACAGGCCTGGGCGTAA
- a CDS encoding MFS transporter: MGLLSLFNLLGRFFWSSASDKMGRKPTYMIYFGLGIALYALVPTLAANHSLALFVIVCCVILSMYGGGFATVPAYLRDLFGTMQVGAIHGRLLTAWSTAGILGPLIVNYLHQSQKDKGLTGAEAYQTVFYVMAGVLVVGLIANMLVTAVNEKYHYKEATPKKVAA, from the coding sequence GTGGGTCTGCTGAGCTTATTCAATTTGCTAGGGCGCTTTTTTTGGTCGTCGGCCTCGGATAAGATGGGCCGCAAGCCTACCTACATGATTTACTTTGGCTTGGGCATTGCGCTCTATGCATTAGTGCCCACGCTGGCGGCCAATCACTCACTGGCGTTGTTCGTCATCGTGTGCTGCGTGATTCTGAGCATGTATGGAGGCGGATTTGCTACCGTTCCGGCTTACCTGCGCGACTTGTTCGGCACGATGCAAGTAGGCGCTATTCATGGGCGCCTGCTCACGGCTTGGTCTACGGCTGGTATTCTGGGGCCTCTGATTGTGAACTACTTGCACCAAAGTCAGAAAGATAAAGGCCTGACCGGCGCGGAGGCATACCAGACGGTGTTTTATGTGATGGCCGGCGTACTGGTAGTTGGCCTGATTGCCAACATGCTCGTGACGGCCGTGAACGAGAAATACCACTACAAAGAAGCTACTCCCAAGAAAGTAGCTGCTTAG
- a CDS encoding MFS transporter small subunit, whose amino-acid sequence MENRINPTIPEADNAPSSGLKTALAWLYVGVPLAWGCPKRLLKLWTCSNKSASRFSCEACIYFLPREAPNGVLLVF is encoded by the coding sequence ATGGAAAATAGAATAAATCCCACCATTCCAGAGGCCGATAATGCACCATCCTCGGGTTTAAAAACAGCGCTGGCATGGCTGTATGTCGGTGTGCCGCTCGCCTGGGGGTGTCCCAAACGTTTATTAAAGCTTTGGACTTGTTCAAATAAGTCAGCAAGCCGCTTCAGTTGTGAAGCCTGCATATACTTTTTACCACGAGAAGCACCTAATGGGGTGCTTCTCGTGTTTTAG
- a CDS encoding putative signal transducing protein, whose amino-acid sequence MFIEPTDGTVVLLESFANSISAHLAKNQLEAAGIACFISNENRPYGPISGGVRLHVRQQDLEAAQQVLADHSALMTAVPDDEPDAAQPASDSSGSLLTRLRTWLLS is encoded by the coding sequence ATGTTCATCGAGCCAACCGACGGCACAGTTGTCCTGCTAGAATCGTTTGCCAACTCCATATCAGCGCACCTGGCCAAGAACCAGCTCGAAGCGGCTGGTATTGCCTGCTTCATAAGCAATGAGAATCGGCCGTACGGGCCTATTTCGGGCGGAGTACGGCTGCACGTGCGCCAGCAGGATTTGGAGGCCGCGCAGCAGGTTCTAGCCGACCACAGCGCTCTGATGACAGCCGTACCCGATGATGAGCCAGACGCGGCTCAACCGGCCTCCGATTCATCCGGCAGTTTGCTTACTCGGCTTCGGACGTGGCTGCTTTCGTAG
- a CDS encoding ATP-grasp domain-containing protein: MSDLQKPIGIYYEHPEWFKPLFAELDRRGLPYEKIDAAHHLFDPSEKESRYSLVVNRMSSSAYLRGHGQGIFHTAGFATHLERLGVRIINGSAATAIETNKARQLSLFESLGLNYPKSFVINHASRAVDAAKQLRFPIVVKVNIGGSGAGIIRFDTPEGLQAAVDANQIDLGIDQTALVQEYVTPRGGILPAWRRWMASFCTP, translated from the coding sequence ATGTCTGATTTACAGAAGCCTATTGGCATTTATTATGAGCACCCCGAATGGTTTAAGCCGCTGTTTGCGGAGCTGGACCGCCGGGGTTTGCCCTACGAAAAGATTGACGCCGCTCATCATCTGTTTGACCCTTCTGAAAAGGAAAGCCGCTATAGCTTGGTGGTGAATCGGATGAGTTCTTCGGCCTACCTGCGCGGACACGGACAAGGCATTTTTCACACCGCTGGCTTTGCTACTCACTTGGAGCGGCTCGGCGTGCGTATCATCAACGGCTCGGCCGCTACGGCTATTGAGACGAATAAAGCCCGTCAACTCTCGCTGTTCGAGTCGTTGGGCCTGAACTACCCCAAGTCGTTTGTGATAAACCACGCCTCGCGGGCCGTGGACGCGGCCAAGCAGCTGCGCTTCCCGATTGTGGTGAAAGTGAACATCGGTGGCAGCGGCGCGGGCATCATTCGCTTCGACACGCCGGAAGGCCTGCAAGCGGCCGTGGACGCCAATCAAATTGACTTGGGTATCGACCAGACGGCGCTGGTGCAGGAGTACGTGACGCCGCGTGGGGGCATATTACCCGCGTGGAGACGCTGGATGGCAAGTTTTTGTACGCCATGA
- a CDS encoding LLM class flavin-dependent oxidoreductase, which produces MKFGYWLPIFGGWLRNVPDEQMPTSWDYVKQLAQRSEDWGYSLTLIAELYLNDIKGQEEPALEAWSTAAALAAVTKELEIMVAVRPTFHNPALLAKQAANIDLIAPGRLSLNVVSSWWRDEATKYGLHFEQHDDRYARTKEWLDVVTNVWEKDHFSYDGKYYQLTDNVLQPKPAKKPFLYAGGESEAAKDLISTQCDGYVMHGDSPEQIGQRIADMRRRREQKNLPPMKFGVAGYSIVRDNEQDVKRELDRITNVQASAAGYGNYQQWLAGTQLEQQVSLHDYSVSNRGLRTGLTGTPAQIQDRIGAYEAVGVDFFLLQCSPQLEEMERFSESVIHVLV; this is translated from the coding sequence ATGAAATTCGGGTATTGGCTTCCCATTTTTGGCGGTTGGCTCCGCAACGTTCCCGACGAGCAAATGCCTACGTCGTGGGACTACGTAAAACAGTTGGCGCAGCGCAGCGAGGACTGGGGCTACAGCCTCACCCTCATTGCGGAGCTGTATCTGAATGACATTAAAGGTCAGGAAGAGCCAGCCCTAGAGGCGTGGAGCACGGCCGCAGCCCTGGCGGCGGTGACCAAAGAGTTGGAAATTATGGTGGCGGTGCGACCTACTTTCCACAACCCCGCCTTGCTGGCCAAGCAGGCTGCCAACATCGATCTGATTGCACCGGGCCGCTTGTCGTTGAACGTGGTATCGTCGTGGTGGCGCGATGAGGCGACCAAGTACGGCTTGCACTTCGAGCAGCACGACGACCGCTACGCCCGCACCAAAGAGTGGCTGGACGTGGTAACCAACGTATGGGAGAAAGATCATTTCTCCTACGATGGCAAGTATTATCAGCTGACGGACAACGTATTGCAGCCCAAGCCCGCCAAGAAGCCCTTCCTGTACGCCGGTGGCGAATCGGAAGCGGCGAAGGACTTGATTTCGACGCAGTGCGACGGCTACGTGATGCACGGCGACTCACCGGAGCAGATCGGGCAGCGCATTGCCGACATGCGTAGGCGTCGAGAGCAGAAGAATTTACCCCCCATGAAGTTTGGCGTGGCCGGCTACAGCATCGTGCGCGATAATGAGCAGGACGTGAAGCGCGAGCTGGACCGCATTACCAACGTGCAAGCCTCCGCCGCAGGCTACGGCAACTACCAGCAGTGGTTGGCCGGCACACAACTGGAGCAGCAGGTGTCGCTGCATGATTACTCGGTATCGAACCGTGGCTTGCGCACCGGCCTCACCGGCACACCCGCCCAAATTCAGGACCGCATCGGTGCCTACGAAGCCGTGGGTGTAGATTTCTTTCTGTTGCAGTGCAGCCCGCAGCTAGAGGAAATGGAGCGATTCTCGGAATCGGTAATTCATGTGCTGGTTTAA
- a CDS encoding molybdopterin molybdotransferase MoeA: MISVAEAERLVLATARPLPTETVPLLVATGRVLRRDLTADRDFPPFNRVAMDGVALAYAAIAGGQIEFPIESVQFAGAPPQPLQNPQAAVEIMTGAVLPPGADTVVRYEDVTFHEVEEQRIATVQVLPERAGHNVHARAADRRQGDLLLPAGTRLGPAEIAVAATIGAATLSVTRAARLAIVSTGDELVDVAEQPLPHQIRRSNAAMLQAAAHATGATTEAFHFIDDQDVLRQGLPQLLSDFDAVVLSGGVSKGQADFLPGVLRELGVEQIFHEVEQRPGKPFWFGWKPGGAVVFALPGNPVSTFVNFYRYVQPWLRACQAAEMPPTPTSVAVLATDVSFRPRLTHFLPVRLELTSEGRLLAHPQRAGGSGDLASLLHCDGFLELPPTKPNSPPAKRGHFYGFGIEEAAQDQVEQSKKAVMQSRAKHLACLVGVLLLCQHARCFALLCITA, from the coding sequence ATGATTTCCGTCGCTGAAGCCGAACGCCTGGTTCTTGCCACTGCCCGCCCACTACCCACCGAAACGGTGCCCTTACTAGTCGCTACGGGGCGCGTGCTTCGTCGGGACCTGACCGCCGACCGCGACTTTCCGCCCTTCAACCGCGTAGCCATGGATGGTGTCGCGTTGGCTTATGCAGCAATAGCTGGGGGGCAAATTGAGTTTCCCATCGAGAGTGTTCAATTCGCCGGCGCTCCGCCGCAGCCACTACAGAATCCGCAGGCTGCCGTCGAAATCATGACCGGTGCCGTGCTGCCTCCCGGCGCCGATACGGTAGTGCGCTACGAAGATGTGACGTTTCATGAAGTTGAAGAGCAGCGTATTGCTACCGTTCAAGTCTTGCCTGAGCGTGCGGGCCACAACGTGCACGCCCGCGCCGCCGACCGTCGCCAAGGTGACTTATTACTGCCCGCAGGCACACGCCTCGGCCCAGCCGAAATAGCCGTAGCGGCTACCATCGGCGCGGCTACGCTCTCCGTCACGCGGGCCGCCCGCCTGGCTATCGTTAGCACTGGTGATGAGCTGGTGGACGTTGCTGAGCAGCCATTGCCCCACCAGATTCGCCGTTCCAACGCGGCCATGCTGCAAGCTGCTGCTCACGCTACTGGTGCAACGACCGAGGCGTTTCATTTCATCGACGACCAGGATGTTCTGCGCCAAGGGTTGCCCCAACTGCTCAGCGACTTCGATGCCGTAGTGCTCAGCGGTGGCGTCTCGAAAGGCCAGGCCGATTTTTTGCCGGGCGTGCTGCGCGAGCTGGGCGTGGAGCAGATTTTTCACGAAGTAGAGCAACGGCCGGGCAAGCCCTTTTGGTTTGGGTGGAAGCCGGGCGGTGCAGTTGTATTTGCCTTGCCGGGCAATCCGGTGTCGACCTTCGTGAATTTTTACCGCTACGTGCAGCCTTGGCTGCGCGCCTGTCAGGCAGCAGAAATGCCCCCCACACCCACTTCCGTAGCCGTGCTGGCTACCGATGTCAGCTTTCGTCCGCGCCTCACCCACTTCCTGCCCGTTCGCCTCGAACTGACTTCCGAAGGCCGCCTGCTGGCCCACCCGCAACGAGCCGGTGGCTCCGGCGATTTAGCCAGCCTGCTCCACTGCGATGGTTTCCTAGAATTGCCCCCGACCAAACCGAATTCCCCGCCGGCGAAGCGTGGCCACTTCTACGGTTTCGGAATTGAAGAAGCTGCTCAAGACCAAGTAGAACAAAGTAAAAAGGCGGTCATGCAGAGCAGAGCGAAGCATCTCGCGTGTTTAGTGGGAGTATTACTCCTGTGTCAGCACGCGAGATGCTTCGCTCTGCTCTGCATAACCGCCTAA
- the moaC gene encoding cyclic pyranopterin monophosphate synthase MoaC, translating into MSESRSLTHLNAAGQPSMVDVGGKIATRRVARARSRVVLGSEILQLVQAGDLPTKKGPVFQTAILAGVMAAKKTADLIPLCHPLGLDDCQVRIEVAAPDAIVIECTATVTGKTGVEMEALMGASVAALTVYDMCKALSHNIVISETRLIEKTGGKKDFHHADE; encoded by the coding sequence ATGTCTGAATCCCGCTCGCTTACTCACCTCAATGCTGCTGGCCAACCGTCGATGGTTGACGTGGGGGGCAAAATTGCGACTCGCCGTGTGGCGCGTGCTCGTAGTCGTGTCGTGTTGGGATCCGAAATTCTCCAATTGGTGCAGGCCGGCGATTTGCCAACGAAGAAAGGGCCAGTATTTCAGACCGCCATTCTGGCCGGCGTAATGGCCGCCAAAAAAACCGCCGACCTCATTCCGCTCTGCCACCCGCTAGGCCTCGACGATTGCCAAGTGCGTATCGAAGTAGCCGCCCCCGATGCTATCGTCATTGAATGCACAGCCACCGTAACGGGCAAAACCGGCGTAGAAATGGAGGCCCTTATGGGCGCTTCGGTGGCGGCACTGACGGTGTATGATATGTGTAAGGCATTGTCGCACAACATTGTTATCAGCGAAACCCGCCTGATTGAAAAGACTGGCGGCAAAAAAGATTTCCACCATGCCGATGAATAA
- a CDS encoding NTP transferase domain-containing protein has product MQTDKGRLRYHGQEQREYVAELLATVCTDVHVSCRPDQAAELPATLQPLPDRFLDLGPLGGILSAFQLDPNAAWLVVACDLPFLSTDTLNHLVAHRQPGKMATAYQSPHNDFPEPLITIWEPSSYATLLRFLSLGYSCPRKALINSNVAVLKAPDARELRNVNTPEEREAAQRELG; this is encoded by the coding sequence ATGCAGACTGACAAGGGCCGTCTGCGCTACCATGGCCAGGAACAGCGCGAGTACGTGGCCGAGCTACTCGCCACCGTGTGCACCGACGTACACGTATCCTGCCGCCCCGATCAGGCGGCCGAGCTACCCGCCACGCTCCAGCCTCTCCCCGACCGTTTTCTGGATTTAGGCCCATTGGGGGGCATTTTATCAGCTTTTCAACTCGATCCCAACGCGGCTTGGCTGGTAGTAGCCTGCGACTTGCCTTTTCTATCCACCGATACCCTGAACCACCTCGTAGCGCACCGCCAACCGGGTAAGATGGCCACCGCCTACCAGAGTCCGCACAATGACTTCCCCGAGCCGCTCATCACCATCTGGGAGCCCAGCAGCTACGCTACCCTCCTGCGGTTTCTGAGCTTAGGGTATTCTTGCCCGCGCAAGGCGCTCATCAACTCAAATGTGGCAGTATTGAAGGCCCCAGACGCGCGGGAATTGCGCAATGTAAATACGCCCGAGGAGCGCGAAGCCGCGCAACGAGAGCTTGGCTAA
- a CDS encoding molybdenum cofactor biosynthesis protein MoaE: MLIELTDQPIDVAATIAAVEAEGAGAVNAFIGTVRNQSTGRPVVRLHYEAYDAMALHQMRLVAEQAQEKWPMLQKIAVVHRKGTLEIGHVAVVIAVSTPHRAESFTACQFIIDTIKKVVPIWKKEEFEDGQVWVAAHP; this comes from the coding sequence ATGCTCATTGAACTCACCGACCAGCCCATTGATGTTGCCGCTACCATTGCGGCCGTGGAAGCCGAAGGCGCCGGGGCCGTCAATGCCTTTATCGGCACGGTCCGCAACCAATCGACTGGCCGACCAGTGGTGCGCCTGCATTACGAAGCCTACGATGCCATGGCCCTACACCAGATGCGCCTCGTGGCCGAGCAGGCCCAGGAGAAGTGGCCCATGCTGCAAAAAATAGCGGTAGTTCACCGCAAAGGCACACTGGAAATTGGCCACGTAGCCGTAGTAATAGCCGTATCCACGCCCCACCGCGCCGAGTCGTTCACCGCCTGTCAGTTTATCATCGACACGATTAAAAAGGTAGTGCCGATCTGGAAGAAAGAGGAGTTTGAGGACGGGCAGGTGTGGGTAGCGGCACACCCATAG